The Apium graveolens cultivar Ventura chromosome 3, ASM990537v1, whole genome shotgun sequence sequence TAATTCATCTTTTATCTGAGGATTTAAATCTTTTCCAATTTTAACCGTTTTACCGGTGGAGTTTTCATCAATCGCAACCTCGACCATTTCACCGACAGGTGAGAACGAGGAATCCCTTGGAATGTCGATGATGTTACTAGTATCTATTTGAATGACTTCATTGATAGATTGAGCATCATTATCTTGCTTCTTATGCACGACGGTATTAAAGTAGCATTGTCTTGACACCGCTTGGTCGCCACACATCTCTCCCACTCTAAACTCAGTCGGGAATTTCATCTTTAAATGGGGGATCGACGTAATGGCTTCTCATATCGAGATTGTCGTTCGACCTAGTATGGCATTGTGACTTGAGTTTGCACTTATTACGTGGAACTTAACTATCTTCCATACTTGGCAAGGCATTGTGTCAAAAAGCACGGGCATGCCAATTGTCCCGACCACTTTCACCTCATTACATATGAAGCCATAAAGAGGTGAATGGGTATTTTCTAGATTTCTATCTCCTGTATCCATTCGCGCTAAAGCGTGATAATAAAGGATGTCGACAGAACTACCGTTATCGACAAGGATCTTTTTTACTGTGTTAGTGCCGATTTTGGCAGTGATAACCAGCGCATCTTGATGGCCTCGTATGATGTTTGAGGCATAGTCCTCGTCCGAGAAAGATAAG is a genomic window containing:
- the LOC141714737 gene encoding uncharacterized protein LOC141714737, with amino-acid sequence MKPGLPPSSRYCDYHEDTGHITEQCYQLSNLIESKIRKSHFVHYVEGQGQTHQRQDDIIVDVIFRGYGARGMSNNSHKSYAREVCNVNPQCPKRYKPSPSLVLSFSDEDYASNIIRGHQDALVITAKIGTNTVKKILVDNGSSVDILYYHALARMDTGDRNLENTHSPLYGFICNEVKVVGTIGMPVLFDTMPCQVWKIVKFHVISANSSHNAILGRTTISI